The genomic window AGCTGATCCCCGCCGATGTGGACTGGGAGCACCCGGTCTATTCAACGACTTTCGACGATCCCGCGGAATTGAGCCGCTGGGTGCTGGAGGGGGGCAAAGGCGCGGCAATCGAGAGCGGCCATCTCGTGTTGGAGAGTACGCCTCCTGTTGAGGGGGAGAAAAGCGATCACCTCGTGTTCTGGTTGAATGAGGTTTTCCCGGCCGACTTTCTGCTGGAGTTTTCTATCCGCCCGCAGAACCGAAAAGATGGCCTCGCGATTGTATTTTTCAATGCGCGCGGCATCAACGGCGAGAGCATCTTCGATCCCGTGCTGAAGCCGCGCGACGGTGTTTTCAAGCAATATCACAGCGGCGATCTGAACAATTACCACATCTCCTACTGGGCGGGTGATCGCGGCACGGCGAACATTCGCAAGAACGCGGGCTTCAACCTCGTGGCCACGGGACCGGATCTGGTGACCGGCGGTGCGGCGGATGCCTTTCAGACCGTGCGAATTTACAAGAAGGGCGGAACAATTCGCCTGATCGTGGACGACGTCATTTCCGCCGCGTGGGATGATGATGGCGTCACATACGGCCCCGTGCACGCCAATGATGGCTGGATCGGCCTGCGCCAGATGGAGCACGCAATCCGCTGCGAGTACGACCACCTGAAGGTGTATCCCCTGCTGCCGTAGGTGGTGATGTCGGCTTTACGCGTCCATTCCGCTCAGGTAGTTGAGCTGTCCGTTGCTGTCGCCCAGTTTGTCCGTGGGGCAGCCCGCGTATTCGAGCACGTTGAGATAGAGGTTGGTCATGGGGGTGTCGGGCGCGTACTTGATGTGGCGGCCCGTTTTGATCTTGCCGCCCGCGCGCCCGGCGATAAGCACAGGCAGGTTGTTGTGGCTGTGGGCATTGCCATCGCTGATGCCGCTGCCATAGACAATCACAGAATGATCGAGGAGCGAGCCATCGCCGTCCTGGGTCGACTTCATCTTGTCGAGGAAGTATGCGAACTGCTCCATGTGGTAGCGGTTGATCTCCCTCAGGCCCGCGATCTTGGCTTCGTCGTTCAGGTGGTGGCTGATTTCATGATGGCCGCCGGATACACCCACTTCGCGATAGGCCCGGTTGCTGCCTTCCATGCCCATCATGAAGGTGCTTACACGAACCTGGTCGGTCTGGTAGGCCAGCACCTGCAGGTCAAACATGAGCCGCGCGTATTCCGCGTACGTCTCCGGCGCACTCTCGGGCACGGCCAGGTCGGGCGCCTTGTCGGCCACGTGGGCCTCGTTCCACTCGATTTGCCGTTCCACCAGCCGGATGGCGTAGAGGTACTCGTCCAGCTTGCGACGATCCGTCGGGCCCAAGTTGCGCTGAAGCGCCCGGGCGTCGTCCATCACCAGATCGAGGATACTGCCCCGGTAGTGCATGCGCTTCGCCAGGGCTTCCGGGCTCAACTTCTTGTCCTCGCCGCCAAAGAGCCGCTCGAACACCGCGCGGGGTTTGCCCTCGGCGGGGTTAGGCGTGGTCTCGGTGCGCCAGGAAATGCTGTTGGAGTAGGCGCAGCTATAGCCCGAGTCGCAGTTGCCCGCCAGCCGTCCGGGCTCCACCGTAAGCTCCAGCGAGGGATAGCGCGTATGTTCGCCGAGGTGCTTCGCCGCAATCTGATCGACCGAGA from Candidatus Hydrogenedentota bacterium includes these protein-coding regions:
- a CDS encoding DUF1552 domain-containing protein, which gives rise to MSSYLTKKHLDRRTFLRGMGAALSLPLLDAMAPARAFASQAVTAPIRLGFVYVPNGVIMDQWTPAAEGVDFVLPRTLEPIAAHRGDVIVATELAHLNARALGDGGGDHARASAAFLTGVHPNKTAGADIRNGISVDQIAAKHLGEHTRYPSLELTVEPGRLAGNCDSGYSCAYSNSISWRTETTPNPAEGKPRAVFERLFGGEDKKLSPEALAKRMHYRGSILDLVMDDARALQRNLGPTDRRKLDEYLYAIRLVERQIEWNEAHVADKAPDLAVPESAPETYAEYARLMFDLQVLAYQTDQVRVSTFMMGMEGSNRAYREVGVSGGHHEISHHLNDEAKIAGLREINRYHMEQFAYFLDKMKSTQDGDGSLLDHSVIVYGSGISDGNAHSHNNLPVLIAGRAGGKIKTGRHIKYAPDTPMTNLYLNVLEYAGCPTDKLGDSNGQLNYLSGMDA